The genomic window ACCGATTCGCGTGTGATTTTCTGACGTTTAGTAATTCCTTGGTGGGAATAGTGTATTCTGTCGATTATTTCATTTCGCATTTCACGCGGGATCACTAAACAATCGTTTTTAGAAACTAAACCGTCTACAATAACAAGTTCGCTTTTATATTGAGCATACGGTCTTACCGTTGCTGGCAGTTTGTTTGAGTTGTTCGGCCAACCGTTTTGGATTATTTCTTTTAACGCTTTTAACTCGCTGTCTTTCTCGGTACTTTCAATTAGCTGTTTTATCTTTTCGGGAGTTGCGTTTACATAATTTACTGAGCATACTTGTGATTCAATTTCTTGTGACCATCCTAGGAACTTATCGTTTTTATCGTAAGCCCGCGACAAAGCATCTGCTATATAGAGTTCTTTGCCTGGGCGATAAACGATCTCTATGTCGTATTTCTGAATTTGCACCAACATTCTTTGAAGTCTTCCTGGACATTTGTTCAGGGGCTTTTGAAATATTGGTACTAGCGGCTTATGATCCGTTTCgacgactattttttttccgtaaatATAATCGTGGAATCGCTCTAAACCGAAACAAACTGCCAACAGCTCTTTCTCTATTTGCGCATAACGCGTTTGTGTATCGGTCATCGCTTTCGCCGCGTACGCACAAGGAAGTCTATTTTGGAGTAATACGGCTCCTAGCCCCGCCTGCGAAGCATCGACTGAAAGTGTCGTCTCTTCATTTACATCGAAGAACTGTAATACTGGAGCGCTCGATAGGCATGCTTTTAGCTGGTCGAATGCTCTCTGTTGCTCCGCGTTCCATTCAAAAACCCCATCTTTTTTCAGAACATTTCTTAGGGGAGCCGTTTTCTCCGCGAAATTGACTACGAATTTACTGACGTACGTTAGCATCCCGAGGATTTTTTGTAACTCTTTTTTATTCTGCGGCACCGGTAGTTTTTTGATGGCTTCTATCTTTGTACTGTCTGGAGCAATACCATTCTCGGAGATTATATGACCAATgtatttaatttgttttttccccAACTCGCATTTATCTATGTTAAACCGAACGCCGTTTTGCCTGGCCGCATCTAGGACTTCCTTAAGTCTAATGTCgtgttcttttttcgtttttccgtatacaaaaatatcatcaatgtACACTTCGACGCCTTCCAAAtcgaaaatttgtttgaatcTATCCTGAAATACCTCCGGTGCAGTTTTAATGCCGAAAGGCATCCTTCTGAATTTATATCTCCCGAAAGGCGTGCCGAATGTGCAAATTTCCGAGCTTTTTTCGTCCAACGGGGCGTGATAGAACCCTGCTTGCGCGTCAAGTTTGCTGAATACGGTAGCTCCGTTAGCTCTGCTTATAATTTCTTCGAAAGTCGGAATTTGTCGCGGCTCGACTtcgatttgtttatttatctcTTTCGGGTCAATACAAATACGAATCGATCCGTTTGGTTTCCTCACGAGCACGAGTGCGTTTACCCATTCTGACGGACCCTCTTTCTTTTCGattattttgtctttttcaagtttatccAATGCTTGTTTGAGAGTGTCTCGCAGCGGCAAAGGAACTCGCCTCGTAGGATGTATTACAGGCgtggcgttttttttttagcttaaTTTGATGCGGTTTACTTAGACAACCTATTCCAGAAAATACGTCTTCATATTGTTTTCGTAATTCATTGTAGCTGTTCTGTTCGactgaataaattcttttaacGAGATTTATTTCCTCCGAGGTTTTTCGACCCAGCAGAGGTGTTCCGTTAGAGTCGATTACAAAAAACTcaattttgtgtttttggccTTTCCTGTGGCACATGACGTTACATTTGCCTACCACGTTAAGAGTTTCGCCCGAATAACAATTCAATTTCGTGTTcgttatttgaatttcttttttcgctaCGTTGATCTTTTTGAATATTGGCATGGGCAGAATATTCACGTCAGCGCCCGTATcgattttaaattctatgctatgattgtttattactAACTCCGCGTACCACCGTTCTTTTACATTTGAGGTTTCAACTTGAGCTATAAACAGGTATTCGCTGTGATCTGAATCTTCATtgatttcgtttattttctgATCGCGCTTGTTTCCGTCTTGTTTTTTGAAACACATTTCAGCaaagtgatttttctttctacagTTATTACAGATTTTATTGTACGCTGGGCATCTGTTTATCGCGTgagcatatccgcatttcgtACACGAAGTTATAGACTTAGCTGTATAAGTGTGTTGCGCTGTGTCGGTGCGTTGACTCCGCCCCTTGACTGCGTCAACCGATGCTGTCGTCGTCAGAGCGTGCTCCATCTCCTGCGATCTCTCTTTGGATTTCTCGATGATGAGACAGCGGTCTATAGCTTCCTGGAGAGTTTGCTCATCGTTTTGGAGCAGTTTCTCCCTTATAGACCCGTCGGCTACTCCGCAGGTAATCATCGTCTTGATTAATTCGTCGTTCAGACTGCCCAGCTTGCATTTCTTCGCCTTTTTCTTTAGTTCCGTTATGAATTGTTCCAACGTTTCCTCGTCATGTTGGCGATACGAGAAGAACTGGTACCTTTCGTACGCCAAATTTTCTTTTGGCAAAAAATGTTCCTCGAATTTCTTTATAAGGGGTTGGAGTTTGTCCTTTTCTTCGTCCGGGATCGTGAatgttgtaaatattttaaagcCGTCCTCACCGATGTAGTGGAGCAACTGAGCACATTGTGTGGCCtctgattttttgttcgcttccgAGGCGACGAGGTAGTTTTCAAATCTGGCCCGCCATGTTCGCCAGTTTTCGCCCACGTTGTCCGTCATCGACATCGGCGGAACTCCTCTGTATTCGTTTGCCATCGTTTTGCCGTTTATTCGTCTCTTATAATCCCTGGATGCACTAAGACGTTATTTTAACACGTTgtcttcactttttttttcttttgctaattttattcttcaatttttcgcgATGTATTGGCCCCTACTACCGACTGCGCCATGTTATGATCTAGGTAGGGTATAATGAAATGAGACACATGTATCAGGTAGTGTGTCTCTAACCGAACTGGCGACACCCGTTTATTGGCTGGCCCGGTAGTGCGTGGCGAGAGGAACTCAGGCCCGCGCACACCAGTGGTTTCTCCCTGTCTACTCATATCTCTCTACAGAGACCGATGACGTATGTTCGTGGTTATATTTACTTTATTAATGCGAAAAGGATGAAAGGCCTGAGGGGCTTaatgattataattaaattaatggCTCGCGTTCTAAACGTTACGACTTCTAACCGACTTGACTCGCCACGCGGCACACACACAAAGCGCAGAGAATAGAGAAAGAGCACCACGTCTGGCCTCTTCTCGTCCTCGTGTTCAACTGATTAGCAAACGCCGGTAAGCCAAGACGGCTGAATACTCGGCGGAACGTTCTAGATCGTTCAGGTCGGCGTATCGTGGCGCCACCTAAGCCTTCTTCATATGTTCGGGaagttctctctctctctcttccttctCTGTCTCTAACACCCGTTTTAATCCATGATTCCCGAGACTATTTTAAATAGAGTAATTTCTGGTTTTGTCCGTAACTTCGTGCTGGTGCATAAATATGGAGTGCTATTGGATCAGGTGtcaacattattgaaaattgttcatcGCTCACAAATTTGCTGCGATAATGTGTTCTACCCGTATAAGCCAGTCACGGTCATCCTAACCATGTTTCACTCTACGTTGACTCGGGTCATTTCCGACGTTCATCGTCCCTGATCCATTGAATTGAATCCACACATAAATCAGAATCGTCAATCagtgataattaataataaaaatattaataataaaatatgatttaATCATGATCATAAAAATGCAGGCGAACAGAGGGTATTTCGACAATTAGCAAAAAAGCTTGTCGATGCCTGAGCGCTTGGAGtaaattcatttgaatgacCTGCGTTAAGGGGGGGGGGTAAGGTTTTAcactttcgaaaaatcgaaatttttcttgtctTATCTTAGTGTTaaacatttcaagaatatATTCCCAAACTTTTAAGTCGATCTGACCAAAACTCTTGAAGTTATTGTCTAATTAGTCTCCTGGCCTTTAACACTATAGCTCTGACAGCAGGTATACAGCTTATTCACTTCTATCGTTCTGATCCATTATCCTGtatcaagaatattttatttagtaaAGACAGGTAAGTAAAGCCATAAagacatattttatatttgtatgtatactatacactgtacaatattttaaaacgagaGACGAGCGTCAGTTTGTCGTTGTACGTTCGATCGTGCCCTtgagattttttctcaaaactacttTTTCTAAGTCCGTGTTCACTGCCATTTAAAAACTACTTGaccgattcatttcaaacttggTACACATTTTCTACATATAAAATACCTCCCCCCAACAtttagttaaaattttttttttcacattaagGGGGTTTCCCACCCACAAAATGGAGGAATGTTTTGTGGAAAATAGCAGTTTACACTTTAGATGGCCGGCAAAAacttttaaatgaaaaaaaaaataataaacaaaatattgttaaaagtaTACTTAATAATGGACAAAAAGGTTTGACTAAATTTGCTCAATccatacttttaaaaaaaattcacaacaaaGGTGTTTTTTATGCTGAAACCCttacctcccccccccccccccccaccccccttaAATTCCACTATGTATCAAAaactcatcaattttattcgccAGTAATTGGTTATAGTACAcattgttaatattaaatCTCATCGGtaggaaaaaatcatttttattcaacaaaataGCTATTAGTACTCACAGCATGTATGATTTCAGTAGAATGAGGATTGTGTGTAGGCGACCGTGATGTTAGCCATCATGGCATCGCACAACACGggaattatttcaattgcaagagtttttgaaatcaaaattgccatttttaacttttttctgtGTTGGGAACATCAATCGACAATATATcgacatatatacattcacaTCATgtgatgtatatgtatgtatatatatatatataatttaggctgattcaaaaaaaacggctaatttttttttttcaaaatcctcacatgaaaacttccgagaaggtgtgaaaagacgcctgtaaaaagcagagcccttaatattattattaagaggtcgcgcatcgggaatttctatttcccgtttaaataacactggaataaattttttttaaatttgcaatttcgtatttttgcaacggctcattgaattagcggaccaaagcatatttttgtaggaaatttgacgctctacaaaaaaagtccttacaaagttttcgatagtcacactccttcaaaagttattcgaggtcaaagttgaacttacaaaaaaattcaatgttttttgtttttttcgatgatactatgaatcttttctcattattttgttataaagaggacagatttcggaacaattacatttttaaatagtcaagtgcatcagttatggattctccatgataacatgtttattatttaacatcgcatttttgtaaggtaactttatattgactcgatgggaaaattaatgattgaaaaagccCAATTAGAGtaacatatatttattgaatatatctttataacaaaataatgagaaaagattcatagtatcatcgagaaaaacaaaaaacattgaatttttttgtaagttcaactttgacctcgaataacttttgaaggagtgtaactatcgaaaactttgtaaggactttttttgtagagcgtcaaatttcctacaaaaatatgctttggtccgctaattcaatgagccattgcaaaaatacgaaattgcaaattttaaaaaaatttattcctgtgttatttaaacgggaaatagaaattcccgatgcgcgacctcttaataataatattaagggctctgctttttacaggcgtcttttcacaccttctcggaagtttttatgtgaggattttgaaaaaaaaaaattagccattttttttgaatcagcctaatatatatatatatatatatttctatccCTGGATAAATGCCTTATGTACATCCCGAGATCCGCGTAAGGGCTCTATCCTGATAGTAATATGAACAACCTCTAACGCGCCCTCACGACTGGGAGTTACGGGAGGGTTACaattacagcaaaaaaattgacaaacaatatttataGCCGTATACGCGAAACTTATTGTACGCATTAATTGGAACATAAGaaacttaaaaaaatatcatcttcCACCTGAATTCCACGACACACTCGTCTTCCATCCACATAAGTGGTGGAATTTTGCGAATCTTACCAGTATATTTGAGTCTCGAGTCTTACGGTAAAAGATCTATTACAACTATCCGCCAGAGTTTGAACTTATTCACTGAATAAATGTATAACATGAAAAAACAGCTTCATGATAGGCATCCAATAATTCAGAACAACAACGATCGTCTTTAAGGCAGGTAGAGATTCAGCGTTCTAGCCTCATCGCTCACGTGCCGCATACCCAGCGCAGTTTCACAGTCCTGGACGACCGTCGTTGTATCTTATAGGTGAAACACTTTTCTTTTCGtgtttgttattataaaaaaaaaacatcgcaattaatttcatcctTGAAAATACAAGTTTCTAGACATTTTTTTACGTCTGCTTATATGGGTGGAAAACGAGTTCTGTCGTAAAATTCAGGCTGAAGAcgatattttgtgaaattcttatttttgaCTCAATGTGTACAAAAACTTTCGCATATGCGTCTATGAATtttgtttgttaatttttgaTCGTGAATGGAGCTCTCCCGTAATCCCTCGTCACGGTGGTGCGTTGGAGGATGGTCATATTCCTATTATATGTTACACGGATGATTCATTAAATGAATTGATGTCGCCAAAACGACCCGGCTATCGTTGACTCCCAGGCCATAAAAAAGATTGGCAGCTtctgaagatttgaaatttggagtaGGAGTTTTCTTTATATTACGCACTCACTTTTGTCAAGCCTGTAGCACAATTTAGGCCATTGTGTCTATCTTTCTAGATAGGGTCTGAAAAGAGAAGGAAGGGCTGAGTTCCTGTGATGGTGACGACGGTGGCGGtgacgaataatttttatagtgTGAAGAAAGGTACATAGAAAATAATCTTCATCACTCACCTGCAATTCCGAAAAGTGATATCAATAACTGCAAGAACAATGCTTTATTTGCGCTAGGATGACGTTCGTTGGTGACGATGCTGAAATCAAAGTACAAGACACAAAAATTGCGTAACGAATTCACGCGACACGAGCATTTTTTCGCATTGAAAATCCTGGTTCCTGTTCCATCCACCTGCTACGTTGATTCGTGAAGTTCGTGTGTCAATCACACCCTTGTGGGTGGACTATGAAGCATTTAATTTGTAGGGGTAGTGTATCGAGagccgttgactaaagaaTGATTTTGACGCCTCTAGAAACCCTGTAACTTGTtccgtccgagagttacaccgatttttcgagttttgaggtggtttccacccctcgggggtggagcagtcaattcgagcgggtgatattccgggagccttcaattctaGAATAATTTTGGCGCctgtacgaactctgtaagttgttgcgtccaaaaattacaccgattttttgagttttgtggtggtttccacccctcgggggtggagcagtTAATTCGAGCAAATGCTTTTCCAGAAGCCTTTAATTCTACAGTGATTTTGGCAcccgtacgaactctgtaagttgttgcgtccaagagttacaccgatttttttaGTTTCGAGGTGATTTCCACCCTTCGGGGGTGGAGCAgttgattcgagcgggtgatattccgggagcctttaattagtCTTTAATTATGACTTTCacacttttttgaaatttgacctCGTTCCCGTTTTTCTTAAGTCTGGCGGTTTCAGGTTTATCtcgagctggcaccgccataggttttttttttaaaacgccGAGCAATTAATTCAAAGATGAGGAATTCCAAGAGCCTTCAATTAGCCTTCAATTACGACCCTAATacttttccgaaattttacctgttttccgtttttttcgGTGTGGCGGTTCCATGTTTATGTCGAGCTGGCACTGCCACGggtttctttcaaaaaacgcGGGgcatttaattcgaaaatagagCATTTAATCAGCCTTAAATTAGCCCTTAATTATTCCATAGGAGATTCTTCGATTTTTGAATGTGGTGGTTCCAGCTTGATATGGCTCCAAATTTCATATAGTTAGATTGTTTGGATTGAAGCCGCTAGAGCGTGATTGACGTCGCCCCAGCAAAACTCGGAGCCGCTCAGAGTGGTTCTTACGTCGCCCATCCATCTActgttcaaataaattatctcATACTCTCAGTACAGTCCGTTCTTGTAATAAAGTCAGCCATGGGAGAGTAGAGGATTATTGTTCCTGGAACTCAGGTACCTCTACCACTGATTCGCGTTCGTGCCGCCGAAATGCACGTCGCGCTCTTGTAATAAGGCCGCCAAGTAGCATGTGACATTTCTGTATACTTAGATTCAATAAGTAtgcatttttaattgaatagcatacatttttaattgattGGCATGCGTTTCTATGAAATATCCTACACAAAACTGGAGCACTTTAAAGTTTTCTCGAAAAATGATGACAATCAATTGAATTTAAAGCAGGGAAGTGTACGCTATTTTTGTGGCCGTATTAAAAGAGACGAATATGAAATCCGAGGTGAGCCCGTAGTTGGGGTTGCGTTTGAGCGAGAATGAGGAAAAGCGGCCTGATTCCGCGCGACCTTATTACAAGAGCGGACTGTACTCTAGATTTATTTGCGATGTATTGCCGGAAGCTAAAGAAATAGCAATTTGACtaatttgatatttaaattatGATTTATTCAGTCAAAAATTCGCGAACAACCGTATCCAATATTcttttacgaaaatttcaagatatttctCAAACGAACCTGCAGCGCGTGTAACATGGTAGGGCAGTTCTTCGCGAAGAAGTTTCATACGCCTCACGTATGAGAGAGCTGTGGTAGTGAACTAATCACGAGTGATACACGGAAGTATAGTAGTATTAATAGATGGGGATATCTTACTTTGCCCACGGGGGTCAGGTTCACGATTTCGAGGCCCACGCACTAGTGCAATAGGGCAGAGTGAAacagaaatattatacaaacgTAACCGACAAGTGTCAACGACTTTGCGATTTGATATAGGTTTAATTGTGAACCTAAACACATGAAGATGCTGTACGATGAGTGGGGTGCCCCATACGTCTGATGAAGTCATGCCGTTACGAACCATTGCAGCGTTCAGGTGGGTGATTGAAATCAGTGCAGTTATAAGGTTTTTACGTTTATTGTGCAACAACTTGGGGATTTTACTTGagtgaatagaaataatttaacgtGGGTGCGtttttttcaggttattttcaagaaaaaaacctTTGAAAACATTTCGAATACATCGTGATTTCTATCTGTGAGTTGTAcaagaatatcaatttttttcagtattctGTGATAAATAATTAAGATTTCAGCTatgtattaatattttttttttccttcagaAGATGCAGTACGTATACATTTTATCCAATGTGCGTGTGCCGTGAGAATGGGCCCACTACCTGCCCCGAGACTTCTTAGAGTGGTTCAACTCGCCATCACAGCCTACGGGGATGGGAGCCGGAACGATATTCCCATTTACCAAGAGAGGAAAAT from Neodiprion lecontei isolate iyNeoLeco1 chromosome 1, iyNeoLeco1.1, whole genome shotgun sequence includes these protein-coding regions:
- the LOC124294709 gene encoding uncharacterized protein LOC124294709, which translates into the protein MANEYRGVPPMSMTDNVGENWRTWRARFENYLVASEANKKSEATQCAQLLHYIGEDGFKIFTTFTIPDEEKDKLQPLIKKFEEHFLPKENLAYERYQFFSYRQHDEETLEQFITELKKKAKKCKLGSLNDELIKTMITCGVADGSIREKLLQNDEQTLQEAIDRCLIIEKSKERSQEMEHALTTTASVDAVKGRSQRTDTAQHTYTAKSITSCTKCGYAHAINRCPAYNKICNNCRKKNHFAEMCFKKQDGNKRDQKINEINEDSDHSEYLFIAQVETSNVKERWYAELVINNHSIEFKIDTGADVNILPMPIFKKINVAKKEIQITNTKLNCYSGETLNVVGKCNVMCHRKGQKHKIEFFVIDSNGTPLLGRKTSEEINLVKRIYSVEQNSYNELRKQYEDVFSGIGCLSKPHQIKLKKKRHACNTSYEASSFAAARHSQTSIG